The Planctellipticum variicoloris DNA window TCGCGATCAACACCGCATACATCTGCAGCAGCACGCCGTTGGGGTTCTCCGCCACCAGATGCCGACAGCCCAGCACGCTCTTGAGCCAGCGGAAAAACAGCTCGATCGTCCAGCGATAGCGGTAAGCCAGCGCCACCAGATCCGCAGCGAGGTCCAGCCGGTCCGTCACCAGCCACAGTTCGGTCGGCTGGCCATCGCGATCGCTCGTGCGGACGATCACCAGCCGCATCGGCCGGCCGACGACGTCCTTGTGCTTGTCCGTCCCCAGCCGCTTGAGCACCACGTCCCGCACGACGCCGGCGGCCTCGGACTCCGGACTCAGCGGCCGGTCTTCCTGAACGTGCAGGCTGATGTCGTCTTTGACGCGGGCGACCAGCGACGAACCGGCGTCGAGGATGGCCCGGAACAGCTCGAACGACGCGTAACCGCGATCCAGCACGTAGAGTCGGTCCGGCTGCAGCGTGGCCTTCAACTGGGCCGGTTCGGAACTGGCAGCCGGCGTCACGGTGAGCTGGCACGGAGCGGCTTTGAGCACGTCGAAGTGCAGATGAAGTTTGACGCCGCGGCAGTCCCTCTGCCACAGCGCCCACGCCATCCGCGACAGGCCGCGGAAGATCGAGCCGTCGACGGCGGTCAGCCCTTGGAGGGCTTCGGCTTCGCGGCCGGTCTTCAGCGGCAGGAGTTGGCCGACCAGCTCTTCCAACAGCGGTTCCAGCAGTTCGGCGTCGAATACGCGGGCCGCTTCGCTGAGCGAACCGAGCGAAGTCCGCGCGATGCCGAGCTTGCGGCGGGTCTGCTGCCAGCCGGAGACCTGCTGCAGGGCTCGCAGACTCTCGATGGC harbors:
- a CDS encoding IS4 family transposase; amino-acid sequence: MARRRKVLVESQVDLQGTRLVRQMRQLVARLHDAGTARDKAGNRTLFFDDYLCLLLVYFFTPAIESLRALQQVSGWQQTRRKLGIARTSLGSLSEAARVFDAELLEPLLEELVGQLLPLKTGREAEALQGLTAVDGSIFRGLSRMAWALWQRDCRGVKLHLHFDVLKAAPCQLTVTPAASSEPAQLKATLQPDRLYVLDRGYASFELFRAILDAGSSLVARVKDDISLHVQEDRPLSPESEAAGVVRDVVLKRLGTDKHKDVVGRPMRLVIVRTSDRDGQPTELWLVTDRLDLAADLVALAYRYRWTIELFFRWLKSVLGCRHLVAENPNGVLLQMYAVLIASLLIQLRTGRQPTKRTFEAIQFYLLGWVSDEELDAHLAALEKLPG